One region of Propionispora vibrioides genomic DNA includes:
- the motB gene encoding flagellar motor protein MotB, with amino-acid sequence MAKKKHEQHHEEHMDETWLIPYADLLTLLLAVFIVLFASSQIDQKKFEQIAQSMSAAFGSGSPAILDSVRVDTASQQAQSGEDDQSAKSAKEQAYMQESAQLTQVKKLLDQYIQDNGLTSELQTVITDEGLVLRIKDNALFLSGSADLVPESRRMGAEIAKMLMPLSQKIVVSGHTDNIPIHTGEFPSNWDLSAKRAVNFVKFLLAQEKLSPARFSAIGYGEFRPLSTNDTEEGRIKNRRVEVLIVRNYKM; translated from the coding sequence ATGGCTAAGAAGAAACATGAACAGCATCATGAAGAACATATGGATGAAACCTGGCTGATTCCTTATGCTGACTTGTTAACTTTATTGCTGGCCGTGTTTATCGTATTGTTTGCCTCTTCGCAGATTGACCAGAAAAAGTTTGAACAGATCGCCCAGTCGATGAGTGCGGCCTTTGGCAGTGGCAGCCCGGCTATTCTGGATAGTGTCAGAGTTGATACGGCCAGTCAGCAAGCACAGTCCGGTGAAGATGATCAATCGGCAAAATCGGCCAAAGAGCAAGCTTATATGCAGGAGAGTGCCCAGCTTACTCAGGTGAAAAAACTGTTGGATCAGTACATACAGGACAATGGCTTGACCTCGGAATTGCAAACGGTAATTACTGACGAGGGTTTAGTGCTACGGATTAAGGATAATGCGCTTTTTCTGTCGGGCAGCGCTGATCTGGTGCCTGAATCGCGTCGTATGGGGGCGGAAATTGCCAAGATGTTGATGCCGCTTTCCCAGAAGATTGTCGTTTCCGGCCATACCGATAATATACCGATTCATACCGGCGAGTTTCCTTCCAACTGGGATCTCAGTGCGAAACGGGCCGTTAATTTTGTCAAATTTCTCTTAGCCCAGGAAAAATTGTCACCGGCTCGGTTCAGTGCAATTGGGTATGGGGAATTTCGTCCCCTGTCCACTAATGATACGGAAGAAGGGCGGATTAAAAACCGCCGGGTGGAAGTGCTGATCGTAAGAAATTATAAAATGTAA
- a CDS encoding response regulator transcription factor → MRILLVEDERKLLESLSYLLKKNGYLVDTAQDGETGIEKASSGMYEVLILDRMLPGMDGVSLLREIRSMGLDTPVIFLTARDNAEDRVEGLDAGADDYLIKPFFADELLARLRALTRRKTKTMVGDCLQTANLLFYPLRCEVFKDSTSIHLTTKESQLLELLMINQGQVITKERIMEKVWGYNSEIEINNVDLYIHYLRKKLATDCIRTVRGVGYFLKDDKQYVSATAL, encoded by the coding sequence ATGAGAATATTGTTAGTCGAGGATGAAAGGAAGCTGCTTGAATCATTATCTTATCTGCTGAAAAAAAATGGCTATCTGGTTGATACGGCACAAGATGGCGAAACGGGGATTGAAAAGGCCTCGTCCGGTATGTATGAAGTACTCATTCTGGATCGCATGCTGCCCGGAATGGACGGTGTTTCCCTTTTGCGCGAAATTCGCAGCATGGGGCTGGATACGCCGGTCATCTTTTTGACAGCAAGGGACAACGCTGAGGACCGGGTCGAAGGCTTGGATGCCGGTGCGGACGATTATCTAATCAAACCCTTCTTTGCCGATGAACTCTTGGCACGCCTCCGGGCGTTAACCCGCCGGAAAACCAAGACCATGGTAGGCGACTGCCTGCAGACAGCCAATCTGCTTTTTTATCCGCTGCGCTGTGAAGTATTCAAAGACAGCACATCCATTCATCTGACCACCAAGGAATCACAGTTATTAGAACTCTTAATGATCAATCAGGGACAAGTTATTACCAAGGAACGCATTATGGAAAAGGTCTGGGGGTATAATTCGGAAATCGAAATTAACAACGTGGATCTTTATATCCACTATCTAAGAAAAAAATTAGCAACAGACTGCATTCGGACGGTACGGGGCGTTGGCTATTTTTTAAAGGATGACAAGCAATATGTTTCAGCAACTGCGCTTTAA
- the splB gene encoding spore photoproduct lyase, protein MKDFIPKRVFFEPQALDYPLGQEMYERFRQMDIPIKLTGSHNRVTGIPGNSTQEAFREAKQTLVVGVRKSADFVTCKPSAHYQLPLNTSCPGMCEYCYLATTLGKKPYIRVYVNIEDILARAKRYMEERAPAITIFEGAAVSDPIPTEHLTGLLRRTIAFFGEQPWGRFRFVTKFTDVASLLSVKHAGHTRFRFSINATSVLQQFEHGTPGLLERVAAARDVARAGYPLGFILAPVFKFPDWQQQYQAVIALLQQEMTKVAVAPDLTFEIITHRFTKRAKNNILDLYPHTQLPLDETERMFKYGQFGYGKYVYPKEEQKELKDFLTEELQRRFPAAAIEYFV, encoded by the coding sequence ATGAAAGATTTTATTCCGAAAAGGGTATTCTTTGAGCCGCAAGCATTGGACTATCCACTGGGCCAGGAAATGTACGAACGGTTTCGCCAAATGGATATACCGATTAAATTGACCGGTTCTCATAACCGGGTGACCGGAATCCCGGGAAACTCGACCCAGGAAGCTTTCCGGGAAGCCAAGCAAACGTTGGTTGTCGGTGTGCGAAAAAGCGCCGACTTTGTTACCTGCAAGCCCTCGGCGCATTACCAGCTGCCGCTGAATACCAGTTGTCCCGGCATGTGTGAATATTGTTATTTGGCGACTACCCTGGGGAAAAAGCCCTATATAAGAGTATATGTAAATATTGAAGATATTCTGGCCCGGGCCAAACGGTATATGGAAGAACGGGCACCGGCCATTACTATTTTTGAGGGAGCCGCCGTTTCTGATCCTATCCCGACGGAACATCTAACCGGACTACTACGCCGGACCATCGCTTTTTTTGGTGAACAACCATGGGGGCGGTTTCGATTTGTCACGAAATTTACCGATGTTGCCTCTCTGTTGTCGGTCAAACATGCGGGACATACCCGCTTTCGATTCAGCATTAACGCTACATCGGTCCTGCAGCAGTTTGAACATGGCACTCCGGGACTGTTAGAACGGGTAGCGGCAGCCCGGGATGTTGCCAGGGCAGGCTATCCGCTGGGGTTTATTCTTGCGCCGGTATTTAAGTTTCCCGATTGGCAGCAGCAATATCAAGCTGTCATTGCCTTGTTGCAGCAAGAAATGACTAAAGTGGCAGTCGCCCCCGATCTGACGTTTGAAATCATTACGCACCGGTTTACCAAACGGGCGAAAAATAATATCCTGGACTTATATCCTCACACGCAGTTGCCGCTCGATGAAACGGAGCGGATGTTTAAGTATGGACAGTTTGGCTACGGTAAATATGTTTACCCAAAAGAAGAACAGAAAGAACTGAAAGACTTCCTGACAGAGGAACTGCAGCGACGGTTTCCGGCAGCGGCGATCGAATACTTTGTGTAA
- the acpS gene encoding holo-ACP synthase, whose protein sequence is MILGTGIDIIEIGRIRTAIGRESFIRRVFTPEEQAYCESRGVQRPSSYAARFAAKEAVMKAFGTGLAGGNWTDIEVIPAEGGRPLVRLHGSFARLAETQRVGEIHISLTHAREYAAAQAILWGRDDR, encoded by the coding sequence ATGATTTTGGGTACGGGTATTGATATCATTGAAATAGGGAGAATCCGAACGGCTATCGGCCGGGAAAGTTTTATTAGAAGAGTTTTTACGCCGGAGGAGCAGGCGTATTGTGAAAGCCGGGGTGTGCAGCGGCCTTCTTCCTATGCGGCGCGTTTTGCCGCCAAGGAAGCTGTCATGAAGGCCTTCGGTACAGGTCTGGCAGGTGGTAACTGGACAGATATTGAGGTTATTCCGGCTGAGGGAGGGCGTCCGTTGGTTCGGCTTCACGGTTCCTTTGCCCGGTTAGCAGAAACTCAACGGGTAGGAGAAATCCATATTTCATTAACACATGCGCGGGAGTATGCGGCGGCACAAGCGATCCTATGGGGGAGAGACGACAGATGA
- the motA gene encoding flagellar motor stator protein MotA: MEKSTAIGIVLGLIAVFVGMVLKGASLTALNNPAAFLIIIVGTIACIFNAFPLNDVKKFPTLIKMLFRQPPQFPKDELLKLFVELSQTARREGILALENRVTEIPDPFLRNGLSMVIDGLDPDFVGDVLDAEVHGMEERHRTGALIFSQAGSYAPTLGVLGAVVGLIAALGNLNDIDKLGHSIAAAFIATMLGIFTGYVLWHPFANKLKMMSKIEVENKKMMIEGILSLQAGDSPTAIEAKLMVFIPQGQRALLKPSEERNG, translated from the coding sequence TTGGAAAAGTCGACAGCAATAGGAATAGTGTTAGGTTTAATAGCCGTTTTTGTAGGCATGGTGTTAAAGGGAGCCAGTTTGACGGCATTAAATAACCCTGCTGCCTTTTTAATTATCATCGTAGGTACCATTGCCTGTATTTTTAATGCTTTTCCTCTTAATGATGTAAAAAAGTTCCCCACGTTGATTAAAATGCTGTTTAGGCAGCCGCCGCAATTTCCTAAAGATGAGTTGTTAAAACTGTTTGTGGAATTGTCGCAAACGGCCAGACGGGAAGGGATTCTGGCGCTGGAAAACCGCGTAACCGAAATTCCCGATCCTTTTTTGCGCAACGGGTTGTCCATGGTTATTGACGGACTTGATCCTGACTTTGTCGGTGACGTGCTGGATGCCGAGGTACATGGTATGGAGGAGCGGCACCGGACCGGCGCCTTGATATTTTCGCAGGCCGGTAGTTATGCACCGACGCTTGGGGTGCTGGGAGCCGTTGTAGGCTTGATTGCTGCTTTGGGCAATTTAAACGATATTGATAAGCTGGGTCATTCAATCGCGGCTGCTTTTATCGCGACAATGCTTGGTATTTTCACCGGCTATGTACTCTGGCATCCGTTTGCCAATAAGCTAAAAATGATGTCGAAAATTGAAGTGGAAAATAAAAAAATGATGATTGAGGGAATTTTATCCTTGCAAGCCGGTGATTCCCCTACCGCGATTGAGGCAAAATTGATGGTGTTCATACCGCAAGGTCAGAGAGCGCTGTTAAAGCCTTCGGAGGAGAGAAATGGCTAA
- the hydE gene encoding [FeFe] hydrogenase H-cluster radical SAM maturase HydE, which produces MSDITEILIRAERLHQLEKAEIVALLANRVDDAELFGVADRIRQRYVGDEVHLRGLIEFSNICKQNCLYCGLRRDNQDIKRYRLEPEAVIELAAKAKSYGYKTVVLQSGEDVYYTVERLQTVIYGIKDLGLALTLSLGEKTREEYRAYREAGADRYLLRIETTDRQVYDQLHPGMSLANRLRCLRDLRDLGYEVGTGIMVGLPGQSQESLAEDILFFKAIDADMIGLGPFIPNPATPLRAAAGGTFELALKVMAITRLLLPDSNIPATTAMETLNKQGRTIALQSGANVVMPNVTEGEYRQLYMLYPGKICINDTPAHCRQCIGGKIAAINRTIAQHAGFRSGKNLGQL; this is translated from the coding sequence TTGTCGGATATAACTGAAATTCTAATCAGGGCGGAACGCTTGCATCAACTGGAAAAAGCGGAGATCGTTGCCTTGCTTGCCAACCGTGTGGATGACGCCGAATTATTTGGTGTGGCTGACCGGATTCGGCAGCGGTATGTGGGCGATGAAGTACATTTACGCGGCTTGATTGAGTTTTCTAATATATGTAAGCAAAATTGTTTGTATTGCGGGTTGCGCCGCGATAATCAAGATATTAAACGGTATCGGCTAGAACCTGAAGCCGTCATCGAGTTGGCGGCTAAAGCAAAGAGTTACGGTTATAAAACTGTTGTTTTGCAGTCTGGTGAGGATGTCTATTATACGGTGGAAAGGCTGCAAACCGTAATTTACGGAATCAAGGATTTGGGTTTGGCCTTAACACTTAGCCTGGGTGAAAAAACGCGGGAGGAATACAGGGCTTATCGAGAGGCCGGTGCAGACCGCTATCTGCTCAGGATTGAAACGACAGACCGGCAGGTATATGATCAATTGCATCCCGGAATGAGTTTGGCCAACCGGCTGCGCTGCTTGCGGGACTTGCGGGACTTGGGTTATGAGGTCGGTACAGGTATCATGGTGGGGTTACCGGGGCAATCACAGGAATCTCTGGCCGAGGATATTTTGTTTTTTAAAGCAATAGATGCCGATATGATAGGGCTGGGGCCGTTTATTCCCAATCCGGCTACGCCGCTGCGGGCAGCGGCGGGCGGCACCTTTGAACTGGCGCTGAAAGTGATGGCCATTACCAGACTGTTATTGCCTGACAGCAATATTCCGGCTACCACAGCCATGGAGACACTGAACAAGCAGGGCAGAACAATTGCCCTGCAGAGTGGGGCCAACGTGGTCATGCCTAACGTGACAGAAGGAGAATACCGGCAGCTATATATGTTGTATCCCGGTAAGATCTGCATTAATGATACGCCGGCGCACTGCCGCCAATGTATCGGCGGCAAGATTGCGGCCATCAACAGAACCATAGCGCAGCATGCGGGTTTTCGCAGCGGAAAAAACCTGGGACAGTTATAA